The genomic window ATTTTCCTCTACAAAGTACCGAACCACGGCGGAGACACAATCACCGACTTTGCGTCTGACGACACGTTCCATATCTCGGAAGCAGGATTTGGGGGTGGTTTGCGAGCAGGGATTCCTCTCAGCACTACCACTGCCACAACAGGCGTGTTCATCAATCTTGTTTCGCCTACTTCTACTTTATTGGGTACCAGCGCTAACTTCGTCTACAACACCAGTACTGGAGTTCTCAGCTTTGATGCAGATGGCACGGGTGCTGGCTCAGCCGTGGCGATCGCAACTTTAACTAACAAACCAACCCTCACCTCTAACCAGTTCGTGATTACTTACTAAGTACTACCAATAGGTTAAATAGGTCAAAAATTCTAAGCAGTTTGATGTTTACACCCTCCTGGTTGTCCAGACCGAAAAAATTCAAAGGTATCAATCTAACAATGGACTTCAGGAAAGCTACTGGTCCTCTGTATTCCTACTGGGTTAGAAATTAAAAACTACCAAAACCACAAGCAATTCTTTATCCAAGCTTGGACAAAATCTCAGCGAACTTTACCTATTTGAGTACTCAGATTCTCTAGACTAGGCGTTGATTCAGTAACAAAAAATACTCAAGTAAAACTACGAAATAGTGGTTGCCTTTGAGTTTATCGGTTTTATTGGCTCTGGATCGCACAGATCTACCTGCCCTGTAATTGGGTGCTCCAGGGCTCGAACACTATCTAGAAATCTTTTGTGGAGACACACAACATGGTAAAGAGCATTAAACGCCTACTCGTTGGAGCCTCCGTGTTCGCAACTGTCAGTGCGATCGCGAGTACCCCTGCATCTGCCGCATCTCTCGTCAATGCCACAGTAGGGGGCAACGCATCTTTTCTCACTTATACAGTCGTCAATGGGCAGACAGTAGTAGACCCAGCTAACAACGTACAAGCCGCTCTAGATGGCAATAGCAGCGCTCCTAGTGGCAACGTGGAGCTATTTTCTAATAGTGAATCGAGTTCTCTCTACCCCAGCACCGCAGCCACTCTAGTTCAACGGTTCGGCGCTTTTAACAATTTCTTGGGTTACAGCGCAGTCAAGACTCTAGATGGCCAACTCAACGGTAAAAATATTAGCCTCAGTAGCTTAACTGCCGTAGATTGGCTGGGGGCCAGTAGTGTTACCAACCTCCGCACAGTCCTAGGTTCTGCGGCACCTACTGGCCAAAAATCCGCAGCGATCGCCTCACTCTACAATCCATCTAACTTGGCGACAAGCTGGTTCAACACCACTTTAAGCCAGTACGGAATCACACCCGATGTAACCAAATTTAGTACCTTTCTCCTAGCAGGAGGGTTGCAAAGATTTAGTGACCCCAACATTTCTTACGTTAACCAAAACGATCAAACTGGACTAATCCAAATTGGTCTAGCAGGGCATTTCGATGCTGGCCCACTATTAGGGTTGTCAGGTACGATTCAGGCCAGTGAGCTAGTCAAAGTTAACTACAACGGACAAGATAGCAAGTATTTGTATAGCTATAGTGCTACCAAGTCTGGTCTAGTTTCCCAAGACGGTACTAACTCCCATACAGGTAACTATGAAGTTACGCTCCAAGGCGAACTCCCACCAAAGCCAACTCCTGAGTCAGTTCCTGAGCCTTCGGTAGCACTTGGTTTATTGGGTCTTGGGGGTATGTTGATGGCTAGACGTAAATCAAGCCACCGAACCTCAGCCTAACTATGAGTTGAATTAGCATCAAAGTGGGGGAGCGATCGCTCCCTTTTTTAATTTTGTGGGGCAGTCACTTAATTTCACAGGGTTAGCTTGCGAAATTGTCCATTAGTACCCGCTTAATTCTCTAAATAACTTTTATCGCGAATAAGCTTCGATTTCAGTAAATACTTTAGTCTAAGTTAAACCTTGTGAAGTAGCGGTGAAACACTGCCTCTAACAAAGCTTTGCTTTAATCAGTGAGGGCAGATGCTATAAACTGCACAATAAGATGTAACTAATTTGACTAAGATCCTTGGATAACCTTCAACTAAAAATCAGCTTCAATATCAAGGTCCGCCTGATTGAGAAGGAAGAATCGAGATGAGCAGTGGTGCAGAAAACTCAGGACGAAGCAATCCCAAAATTTTGCTGATTGAGGACAATGAGTCTAATCGGCAGTTACTGAGTGACTATCTCCATTACTGCGGTTACAACGTACTCAGCTTGGCAGAAGGGGCTGGCTTTTTCACGGCAATCGCTCAATTTCAACCGCATATTGTGCTCTTAGACTTGAAGCTGCCAGATATTGACGGCTATACCCTTTTAGAAGAACTGCAACAGCGCCCAGAAGAATTCCGAGTACCTGTGATTGTCGTTTCAGCATTTGCCTTTCAAGCTGACCAAAGGCGAGCTTTAGGTTTAGGGGCTCGTCGCTACTTAGTCAAACCTGTCAACCTTAACCAACTCAAACAAGCGATTTCCGAGGAATTGCACTACTCGGCCCTATGAGCTTTTGCTGCTAAATCTGGATTTACTTAGATCTTTGTTCTATGACAAAAGTTTCAACTAAGTGACTCAAAGTTTGGACTGAGGCTCCTGCTTCAGAAATTTGAGATTCCAACTCTGCAATTAGCAGGGTTGCCGTTTGCAATTGATTTAGAATTTTATCAATTGCATTACGAGTTTGTGACTCAAACTCTTCAATTTCCATATTCTTACTACTTAAGTAACAGGGTTTCAATAAATACAATCACAATCATAGCGATTACGGAGGGGAGAGTGAATCAGCAGATTCGCTTAAGATTTCTAGCTGGTCTAAAATAAAGATATGGAACCATATTTCTCGGAGGCGGAAACTTTAGGAATTGAAGTTTAAGGCTCAAGGTTCTAGGACGCTATCTGCACAGGTTTGCAGCTCTGGTCTCTCAAGCTGCGTTAATAGCTCTATGTAGATTAGCTTCACCTTGGAGAGTGCATGTCTTGAAGTGGTGAATTGAAACGCTAATCAACTACGAGAGTTCTTGAGGGCGATGTCCCTACTGATTTGAATGTCTCTATAGTTCCCAGTTCGTTTATTTTTCTAATTCGGCCTGTGACCCTATCTTCTCAAGTCCTGCCACTGCTGAAAGAGCCTGAGCGTCTCGAAATCCGTTTAAAGGAGATTCCAGCGGAGCCTGGAGTCTACTACATGCGGGATGTGAGCGATCGCATTCTCTATATTGGCAAGTCAAAAAAGCTGCGATCGCGGGTGCGCTCTTATTTTCGGGATTTACAGTCGCTTAGTCCTCGCATCGCGTTGATGGTGAGGCAGGTTGCGGAAATCGAGTTTATTGTCACAGACACAGAAGCTGAAGCCTTAGCGCTAGAAGCAAACTTAATTAAGCAGCACCAACCACATTTCAATGTGCTGCTCAAAGATGACAAAAAATATCCTTACCTTTGCATTACCTGGTCAGAAGACTATCCCCGCATCTTTATCACTCGCAAGCGGCGACTTGGTAATGAGAAGGATCGGTTTTACGGTCCCTACGTCGATACTCATTTGCTCCGCAGCACCTTGCATATCGTGAAGCGGATCTTTCCCTTACGGCAGCGACCCCAACCCCTGTTTAAGGATCGTCCTTGCCTCAATTTTGATATTGGTCGTTGCCCAGGTGTTTGCCAGCAAATGATTTCGGGCGAAGACTATCGCAAAACTGTGCAGAAAGTTGCGATGGTCTTTCAAGGCCGCACTGGGGAGCTAGTTGACACCTTAACGGCGCAAATGGATCAAGCAGCTGAAGCTTTGAACTTCGAGCAAGCTGCTCGCCTCCGAGACCAGATTAATGGCTTGAAGTCTTTAGGGGCTGACCAGAAAGTAGCGCTCCCCGATGACACCATTTCTCGTGATGCGATCGCGCTGGCCGCCGATGAGCAGCACGCCTGCATTCAACTATTTCAAATCCGGGCGGGTCGTTTAGTAGGACGATTAGGCTTTGTCGCGGATGCTCAATCTGGAGAACCAGGGGCGATTCTAGAACGAGTGTTGGAAGAACATTACCAAACGGTAGATGCAGTTGAGATCCCCGCAGAAATTTTGGTGCAGCACGAACTGCCGGAAAGCGACATGTTGGCTGAGTTCTTGAGCGATCGCAAAGGGCGTAAGGTCACGATTGTAGCGCCGCAACGTCAAACCAAAGCCGAGCTGGTTGAAATGGTGGAGCGCAACGCGGAGTATGAGTTAGCTCGAACTCAACGCTTTGCGGATCGCAATGCCCAAGCCATGTTAGATCTCGCTGAAGTGCTAGATCTCCCCGATATGCCCCGACGGATCGAAGGCTATGACATTTCTCACATCCAAGGTTCTGACGCTGTAGCTTCCCAGGTCGTATTTGTGGATGGCTTACCTGCCAAACAACACTATCGGCACTACAAAATCAAAAACCCTACCGTGACCACGGGGCACTCGGATGACTTTGCCAGCATGGCAGAAGTGATTCGTCGGCGGTTTCGTAAATATGCTGCTGACCCGCAGTTGCCACGAGTAGGCAATCCAGACTGGCCTGACCTAGTGATGATCGATGGGGGCAAAGGTCAACTCTCGGCTGTGGTTAGTGTGCTGCGGGAGCTGAATTTGCTGGAGGAGTTGCGCGTGGTGAGTCTAGCAAAAAAACGAGAAGAGATTTTTCTGCCAGGGGAATCTCTGCCTTTAACTACCGAAGCGGAGCAACCAGGAGTCCAACTGCTACGTCGCCTTCGGGATGAGGCCCATCGGTTTGCGGTTAGTTTTCATCGTCAGCAACGTAGCGATCGCATGCGCCGCTCTTGCTTAGAGGATATTCCTGGGTTGGGACACCATCGCCAAAAAGAACTGTTAGCTACTTTTCGATCGGTCGATTACATCCGGGAAGCTACGCCAGAGCAACTTACCCGTGTTCCTGGCATCGGCCCCCAGCTAGCTCAGAAAATCTATGACTACTTTCATCCCCAATTCTAGTGGTCTATTACAAACCAGGTAAACAGCCTCCAAGTTAATCACATTTAATTGTGGTTTCCTAAATCCTACTTAGGAAAGATGCGTTTTTTTAATTTAGTTTTAATGATTAGTAGTAGCTTTATTTGACGCGATCGCTTTGGGGTTGAGATAAACCTAAAGCTCATACACTCCTTTAAATCTGCCCCTAAGTTTTGCGATTTAGAGGTCAAACATTTGTGATGACTTATAGAACCTATGTTTACTTCTACAGTTTCTTGCAGTTATTTTTTCTAGGAAAACCATGCCCCAACTGCATCCCATTAGTTTCCAATGAAATTTGGTGGAATCTAGTTGGAAGGTTTTTGTAGTTTTAGTAACAATAGTCTGTGTTTTTCCTTGGTAAAATATTATCTAATACATAGGAAAGCCATTAAGAAAGTTCATAAATATAAGTAAAATCTCATAAGAAATTCTCAAACTCACTTAGTAAATTCTGTCATTATCAAAGAAATTCGTATTGCGTAGGTTCAGATCAATAACGCTTTCAGCTAATAGCAGCATTTTGGGGATCGCTCTCTCTGTAGGCGATCCCCAAAATCTCAAATCTAAAATATAACTAAAGCTTGATTGCTGATCCGCATAAATCCCAACATAATAGAAGAGTCAGGAGATGATGACTTCTTCGCTTTTAATTCCTGATTAATTTAGTAAGCTTCGATACATTTTGTTTCGAAAATGTTAGAGTCACGAACTCAGTTTGTGAACCTTCTTCATTCCTCCTAAATTGTTGAGCTAGCTGCGAGAGTTTAAAATGCGTGTTCTAGAAACCCTACAAGTTGTTCGTTGCCCTAATTGCGGTAGTCATGCCGAACGTTATCATCTTTCAGATGATCATTTGACTCGAACTCAATGCCAAACTTGTGATTATTTAATGATTACCTGCACAATCACAGGCAAAGTAATCGAAGCCTATGCCCCTGGCATCTACGCCCGTCATTAGATTTGCACTCGCGATTGCCGCACTACAATCGCAGCACTACGGTAGGAGTGATTTTAAGCGATCGCTCCTACTTTTTTTGCCCGCAATTGACCACAAGCAGCATCGGCTTCTAAACCCCGCGATTGCCGCACACTCGCAGCAATATGATGCTGTTTCAAGCCATTGAGAAAAGCCTGAATCCGCTGTGGACTAGGGCGTTGATAATCTACTTCACTAATCGGGTTATAAGGAATTAAGTTAACGTGGCTCTGAAAACCTCGTAGATGTTCCGCCAGTTCCACCGCATGTTCTGGGCAGTCATTTAACCCACCCAACAAGATGTATTCAAACGTAACCCGTCGCCCGGTGAGCTGCACATACTCACGGCACTCAGCCAGCAAGTCTTGCAAAGGATACTGTCTGGCGCTCGGAATCAGTTGCTCCCTGACTACTTGGTTAGAGGCATGCAGGCTCACGGCTAAAGTAGTCTGTAATTGGTGAGCGGCTAAACGCCGAATGCGACCCGGAATCCCTACGGTCGAGATGGTCATGGCACGTTTACCAATGCCAACATCCTCGTTTAGCGATCGCAGCGCACCCAAAACATTGTCTACATTGAGCAAAGGCTCACCCATGCCCATAAAGACAATATTGCTAACTCGCTGTTGAAAGTCTGCTTGAACTGTCAAAACCTGATCGACAATTTCGTGCTGCTCCAGATTGCGGAGGAAGCCGCCTTTACCTGTAGCGCAGAAGTCGCAACCCATCGGACAGCCGACCTGAGAAGACACACAAACAGTCAGACGCTTTTCGGTGGGAATGCCTACGGTTTCAATAATTTGACCATCAGCCAGCCGTAGTAGAAATTTCACGGTACCATCTGGTGCAGCCGCTCGGTAATGCAACGTTGAGCGTCCTATGGGCACATCAGCGACCGTGGAACGCCATTGCTTGGAGAAGACTGAAATTTCGTCCAGCGATCGCACCCCTTTTTGGTAAATCCACTGGTGTAACTGTTGCCCTCGATAAGCAGGCTGTTGGTGCTGTTTCACCCATTCTGTTAGCTCTGCTAACGAAGCACCTAGGAGGGGAGACGAAGCTACCGCAGCTGGCATCGGAGTCGCAGTTCCTGATTGACTAGCAGTGATAGCCTGTGCCACAGGTTGATCGGAGTAAATTCTATCCATGCGTTTTCTCAATTTCAGGAGCGACTAGTGTTGTCAATAATTGCAGTTGCTATTTTGACAAACTTTTGATTGTAGAACTTTGGTTTCTCAGCCCTGACTCACGCAGCTACGATCGGCCCGTTTCGATGTCGTTAAATCAGTTGGCCCAAGGATTCTCATTCTAGCTCAATTGGCCTGTATAGCCTTGAGCAGCGCTTTTAATTCATGCTTCTTGCAGTCAAAATTTTGGACTAGAGAATCGCAGCCCAACTTGGATTCTGCACTCAGGCAGATAAAATCAAGTTTGTAGCTGAATCCTAAATTCTCATGCCCTTGGATCTGCCAATTTTGTCCCATCTCTGGAGTAGCGGCTATGGGCTTATGGCCTTTGAGTTCAAATCTCCAGGCCCCATATTAGTTGAGTTGGGACCTCTCACTATTCGTTGGTATGGCCTCTTAATTGCCTCTGCGGTACTGATTGGGGTTAGTTTGTCCCAAGCCTTAGCCAAGCGTCGCCAGGTCGATCCAGATTTGATTGGCGACCTGATTATTTGGTTAGTCGTGGCTGCAATCCCCTCGGCTCGGCTTTATTACGTGCTGTTTCAGTGGCAGGAATATGCTCAACGACCGGAAGATATTATTGCCATTTGGAAAGGGGGCATTGCGATTCATGGCGCTATTTTGGGTGGATTAGTTGCTAGCTTAATTTTCGCCAGAATCAAACGAGTTTCGTTTTGGCAACTGGCAGATTTAGTCGCACCATCTTTGATTTTGGGACAGGCGATCGGGCGGTGGGGCAATTTCTTTAATTCAGAGGCGTTTGGACGACCGACTAATCTACCGTGGAAGCTGTTTATTCCCCCTCAACAGCGGCCTATAGGGTACGAGAATGTGGCGTACTTTCATCCCACTTTTCTCTATGAGTCTCTGTGGAATTTGATGGTGTTTGGAATTCTCATCACCTTGTTTTTCCGGGGGCTGCGAGGGAAACCTGCTTTGAAGGTGGGGACGCTGTTTTTGGTTTATTTAGTCAGTTACAGCTTGGGGCGTTTCTGGATTGAGGGACTGCGAACAGACAGCTTAATGATTGGCCCGCTGCGGATTGCTCAAATTATTAGTTTGGTGGAAATCAGTATCGGGCTGATTGGTTTATTTTGGCTCTACCGATTGCATCGTCCGTTACCTGATGTGGTGGCTGTTCAGGAAAGCGATCGTAAGTTGCGCCAGGAATCGGATCATCTTCCTTGAATTTGGGATTCAAACAAGAAAAACCCCAGAAGCTAAATGGCTTCCAGGGCTAAATCAGGGTGCATCTACCATTCCTTAATCCCACGGTGGTATTGCTGATCCGGATAGATTGAGTTCTGGGGCGATCGCTTTATCAAGTCTTTACGGTTATGCTCTAGAACCGAGCCTTTGGGGGCGCTTGCCCCCAACCCCCCGCTGAGGGACGGCTGCGTCCCCCAGACCCCCTCCAGAAGTAACTTCATGTATGGGGAGGCTCCACGCTAACTCCTCTGCACTAAAGACTCAATCGAAATTTATGACTACGCTTGATACTAATTCTGTTGTCAGTCAACTTCCTGAAACACAGGGTAGCTCTGGTCTAGCGCCTGCTGTCTATATTGTTGGGGCTGGTCCGGGTGATCCAGATTTGCTCACGATCAAAGCCCAGAAGCTACTGGCTCAGGCAGATGTGATTTTGTTTGCGGATTCTTTGGTACCTCGGCAAATTTTGCAAGGGGTACGGTCTGATGCAGAACTAATTCGCACGGCTAATAAGACGCTGGAAGAGATTTTGCCGCTGATGGTGGAGCGGGTGCGATCGCAAAAGTCGGTGGTGCGGTTGCATTCGGGTGACCCCAGTTTGTATGGGGCGGTGCATGAGCAGATGCAGGCTTTGGCGGAGGCAGAAGTACCGTTTGAGGTGATTCCTGGGATTAGTGCGTTTCAGGCAGCGGCGGCGAAGCTACAAGTTGAGTTGACGGTGCCAGGATTGGTACAGACGATTATCTTGACTCGGATTAGCGGTCGGACTGAAGTGCCAGAGGCGGAAGAGTTAGCGGGTTTGGCGGCACACAAGGCTAGTCTTTGTCTCTACCTCAGCGCTCGTCATGTGGAAGCGTCTCAGGCGAAGTTGATGGAGCATTATGCCGCAGATACGCCTGTGGCGATATGTTTTCGGGTTGGCTGGCCTGACGAAAAAATTCGGGTGGTGCCGCTGAGTGAGATGGCATCGGTGACACAACAGGAGAATTTGATCCGGACTACGCTCTATGTGATTAGTCCTGCTCTAACGGCGACTCAAGCGCGATCGCGGCTGTACCACCCAGAGCACGATCATCTCTTCCGCCAGTAGGATTCTAGTCGGATTAGGACTGGGCTGTGGTTTTCCTCCCATGAGTCTGTAATACACTGAGCGATGTAGTGCCAATCAGGTATAGACCCTTGCTAGACGAACAAGCGAAAAAGACAATCCTGCGTAAAATTCCCCACGGAATCTACATTTGTGGAGTCAAAGAAGGGGAAGAGGTGAATGGCTTTACTGCCAGTTGGGTTATGCAGGCTTCCTTTAAGCCCCCTCTCGTCGTCAACTGTGTGAAACAAGACTCCCGCTCTCACGCCATGATCAAGAGCACTGGTGTCTTCGCTCTGAGTTTCCTAGAAGCAGGACAGAAGGACTTGGCGCAAAAGTTTTTTCAACCGCAGCGTCGAGTGGGTAACAAGTTTGATGATGTCGAGTTTTACCTCGGAGAAACGGGTTGCCCAATCATTTCCGAAGCTTTGGGATATGTGGAATGCCGAGTGGTGGGTGCGGTTGAGCATGGCGATCACACAGTTTATGTGGGTGAAGTGATTGCAGCAGGTACTCATCGTGAAGGCGAGCCTCTCTTGCTAGAGAGCACAGGCTGGCAATACGGTGGCTAACGCTTTGATTGCTAAGGATAAGGGGTTGTGAGGGCTAAGTCTTGGGCTTAGCCTAAACAATCAGCTCATCAGCTAGTGAAGTTTAAAATTTTCATATTGTCACTATGCCTTTGATCAAGGTTCAAACTTCTATTTCTGCTCCAAACAAGTCTCAAGTAGACAGCTTACTCAAGCAGTTGTCGGCTGGGCTAGCAAAACATACGGGTAAGCCTGAATCTTATGTGATGACGGCTTTTGAGCCAGAGGTCGCCATGACTTTCGGAGGTACGTCTGACCCTACATGCTACGTGGAGATCAAAAGCGTAGGTACGATGGGACCGACACAAACCAAAGCCATGAGCCAGGATTTTTCTCAGCAAATTGAGCAAGCTTTGGGGATTCCTGCCAATCGCACCTACATTGAGTTTGCCGACGCTAGAGGCTCGATGTGGGGTTGGAACGGCTCGACGTTTGGTTAGGGTGAGGCGATCGCTACTTCGCTAATTGCGATCCAACTCTGACTGGTTGAGTTCCCAACACTTCGCCTCTGCTGCCTGAAACGCCTCT from Trichocoleus desertorum ATA4-8-CV12 includes these protein-coding regions:
- a CDS encoding NF038130 family PEP-CTERM protein, with translation MVKSIKRLLVGASVFATVSAIASTPASAASLVNATVGGNASFLTYTVVNGQTVVDPANNVQAALDGNSSAPSGNVELFSNSESSSLYPSTAATLVQRFGAFNNFLGYSAVKTLDGQLNGKNISLSSLTAVDWLGASSVTNLRTVLGSAAPTGQKSAAIASLYNPSNLATSWFNTTLSQYGITPDVTKFSTFLLAGGLQRFSDPNISYVNQNDQTGLIQIGLAGHFDAGPLLGLSGTIQASELVKVNYNGQDSKYLYSYSATKSGLVSQDGTNSHTGNYEVTLQGELPPKPTPESVPEPSVALGLLGLGGMLMARRKSSHRTSA
- a CDS encoding response regulator; protein product: MSSGAENSGRSNPKILLIEDNESNRQLLSDYLHYCGYNVLSLAEGAGFFTAIAQFQPHIVLLDLKLPDIDGYTLLEELQQRPEEFRVPVIVVSAFAFQADQRRALGLGARRYLVKPVNLNQLKQAISEELHYSAL
- the uvrC gene encoding excinuclease ABC subunit UvrC: MTLSSQVLPLLKEPERLEIRLKEIPAEPGVYYMRDVSDRILYIGKSKKLRSRVRSYFRDLQSLSPRIALMVRQVAEIEFIVTDTEAEALALEANLIKQHQPHFNVLLKDDKKYPYLCITWSEDYPRIFITRKRRLGNEKDRFYGPYVDTHLLRSTLHIVKRIFPLRQRPQPLFKDRPCLNFDIGRCPGVCQQMISGEDYRKTVQKVAMVFQGRTGELVDTLTAQMDQAAEALNFEQAARLRDQINGLKSLGADQKVALPDDTISRDAIALAADEQHACIQLFQIRAGRLVGRLGFVADAQSGEPGAILERVLEEHYQTVDAVEIPAEILVQHELPESDMLAEFLSDRKGRKVTIVAPQRQTKAELVEMVERNAEYELARTQRFADRNAQAMLDLAEVLDLPDMPRRIEGYDISHIQGSDAVASQVVFVDGLPAKQHYRHYKIKNPTVTTGHSDDFASMAEVIRRRFRKYAADPQLPRVGNPDWPDLVMIDGGKGQLSAVVSVLRELNLLEELRVVSLAKKREEIFLPGESLPLTTEAEQPGVQLLRRLRDEAHRFAVSFHRQQRSDRMRRSCLEDIPGLGHHRQKELLATFRSVDYIREATPEQLTRVPGIGPQLAQKIYDYFHPQF
- a CDS encoding replication restart DNA helicase PriA; protein product: MRVLETLQVVRCPNCGSHAERYHLSDDHLTRTQCQTCDYLMITCTITGKVIEAYAPGIYARH
- the rlmN gene encoding 23S rRNA (adenine(2503)-C(2))-methyltransferase RlmN — protein: MPAAVASSPLLGASLAELTEWVKQHQQPAYRGQQLHQWIYQKGVRSLDEISVFSKQWRSTVADVPIGRSTLHYRAAAPDGTVKFLLRLADGQIIETVGIPTEKRLTVCVSSQVGCPMGCDFCATGKGGFLRNLEQHEIVDQVLTVQADFQQRVSNIVFMGMGEPLLNVDNVLGALRSLNEDVGIGKRAMTISTVGIPGRIRRLAAHQLQTTLAVSLHASNQVVREQLIPSARQYPLQDLLAECREYVQLTGRRVTFEYILLGGLNDCPEHAVELAEHLRGFQSHVNLIPYNPISEVDYQRPSPQRIQAFLNGLKQHHIAASVRQSRGLEADAACGQLRAKKVGAIA
- the lgt gene encoding prolipoprotein diacylglyceryl transferase — its product is MPLDLPILSHLWSSGYGLMAFEFKSPGPILVELGPLTIRWYGLLIASAVLIGVSLSQALAKRRQVDPDLIGDLIIWLVVAAIPSARLYYVLFQWQEYAQRPEDIIAIWKGGIAIHGAILGGLVASLIFARIKRVSFWQLADLVAPSLILGQAIGRWGNFFNSEAFGRPTNLPWKLFIPPQQRPIGYENVAYFHPTFLYESLWNLMVFGILITLFFRGLRGKPALKVGTLFLVYLVSYSLGRFWIEGLRTDSLMIGPLRIAQIISLVEISIGLIGLFWLYRLHRPLPDVVAVQESDRKLRQESDHLP
- the cobM gene encoding precorrin-4 C(11)-methyltransferase gives rise to the protein MTTLDTNSVVSQLPETQGSSGLAPAVYIVGAGPGDPDLLTIKAQKLLAQADVILFADSLVPRQILQGVRSDAELIRTANKTLEEILPLMVERVRSQKSVVRLHSGDPSLYGAVHEQMQALAEAEVPFEVIPGISAFQAAAAKLQVELTVPGLVQTIILTRISGRTEVPEAEELAGLAAHKASLCLYLSARHVEASQAKLMEHYAADTPVAICFRVGWPDEKIRVVPLSEMASVTQQENLIRTTLYVISPALTATQARSRLYHPEHDHLFRQ
- a CDS encoding flavin reductase family protein, with protein sequence MLDEQAKKTILRKIPHGIYICGVKEGEEVNGFTASWVMQASFKPPLVVNCVKQDSRSHAMIKSTGVFALSFLEAGQKDLAQKFFQPQRRVGNKFDDVEFYLGETGCPIISEALGYVECRVVGAVEHGDHTVYVGEVIAAGTHREGEPLLLESTGWQYGG